From the genome of Metabacillus schmidteae, one region includes:
- the ltrA gene encoding group II intron reverse transcriptase/maturase translates to MQETKPFSISKNAVMGAFERVKANKGTYGIDKQSIESFELDLKNNLYKLWNRMSSGSYFPKPVKAVAIPKQNGETRTLGIPTVEDRVAQMVVKLYFEPTVEKLFYEDSYGYRPNKSAIQAIEATRKRCWKKDWVLEFDIKGLFDNIRHDYLIEMVKRHTNQEWVILYIKRWLTAPFQMKDGTKTERTSGTPQGGVISPVLANLFLHYTFDDFMTKEFPSIPWARYADDGIAHCASLKQAKFLQRRLEERFQLFGLELNLEKTKIVYCKDDDRQLNYPTISFDFLGYTFRPRQSKNKYGKFFTNFLPAIADKAKKAIRKEVRNWRLQLKADKTLQDISNMFNKKIQGWINYYGHFYKSEMYSVLRYINSCLVKWVRRKYKKRKHRRRAEYWLGAIAQRERKLFAHWKYGIIPAMNNGSRMS, encoded by the coding sequence ATGCAAGAAACAAAACCGTTTAGTATTTCAAAGAATGCAGTAATGGGTGCATTTGAGCGAGTAAAAGCTAATAAAGGGACATACGGGATTGATAAACAGTCTATTGAAAGTTTTGAACTAGATTTGAAGAATAATCTGTACAAACTATGGAATCGTATGTCCTCAGGAAGTTATTTTCCAAAACCAGTAAAAGCAGTAGCTATTCCCAAACAGAATGGTGAGACAAGAACACTTGGAATACCTACAGTCGAAGACCGAGTGGCACAGATGGTTGTGAAACTATATTTTGAACCAACAGTGGAAAAATTGTTCTATGAAGATTCTTACGGATATCGACCAAACAAATCGGCAATTCAAGCTATCGAGGCTACAAGGAAAAGATGTTGGAAGAAAGACTGGGTGTTGGAGTTCGATATTAAGGGACTGTTTGATAATATCCGACATGACTATCTCATTGAAATGGTAAAACGTCATACAAATCAAGAATGGGTCATCTTATATATAAAAAGATGGCTAACTGCACCTTTTCAAATGAAAGATGGAACGAAAACAGAGCGAACATCTGGAACTCCGCAAGGAGGTGTTATCAGTCCAGTTCTTGCGAACCTGTTTCTTCATTATACGTTTGATGATTTTATGACGAAAGAATTTCCAAGTATTCCTTGGGCAAGATACGCCGATGATGGAATAGCACATTGTGCTTCATTGAAACAAGCTAAATTTCTTCAACGAAGACTGGAAGAAAGGTTTCAACTATTTGGATTGGAGCTAAACTTGGAGAAAACGAAAATTGTTTACTGTAAAGACGATGACAGACAATTGAACTATCCGACTATCTCTTTCGATTTTCTAGGATACACTTTTCGACCAAGACAATCAAAGAATAAATACGGGAAATTTTTCACAAACTTCTTACCAGCTATTGCCGATAAGGCAAAGAAAGCAATCAGAAAAGAAGTGAGAAACTGGCGCTTACAGCTCAAAGCAGATAAAACCCTGCAGGATATTTCCAACATGTTTAATAAGAAAATCCAAGGATGGATCAATTATTATGGACATTTCTATAAATCAGAAATGTATAGTGTATTGCGTTACATCAATAGTTGCTTGGTGAAATGGGTTCGCCGAAAATACAAGAAGCGAAAACATCGAAGAAGGGCA